A window of the Dunckerocampus dactyliophorus isolate RoL2022-P2 chromosome 19, RoL_Ddac_1.1, whole genome shotgun sequence genome harbors these coding sequences:
- the psmb6 gene encoding proteasome subunit beta type-6 produces the protein MKLSFCIVNVCGDINRLHRRTQIEVYGNKMAGATAVMRRLDEHGSLKTHLVPDWTHKEVSTGTTIMAVEYDGGVVIGADSRTTTGAYIANRVTDKLTPIHDRIFCCRSGSAADTQAIADVVTYQLGFHSIELDEPPLVETAANLFRASCYRHREDLMAGILVAGWDKRKGGQVYCVPIGGMLVRQPVSVGGSGSSYIYGFMDSNYKAGLSKEQCFELTAAALSLAMERDGSSGGVIRLASISEDGVERKVILGNQLPKFSTH, from the exons ATGAAATTATCATTTTGCATAGTAAACGTATGTGGCGATATTAACAGGCTGCATCGAAGGACCCAAATAGAAGTGTACGGGAACAAGATGGCGGGAGCTACAGCAGTGATGCGACGTTTGGACGAACACGGTTCTTTAAAAACCCATCTGGTGCCGGACTGGACACACAAAGAAGTCAGCACCGGA ACCACCATCATGGCTGTGGAGTACGACGGAGGAGTGGTCATTGGTGCTGACTCCCGCACCACTACTGG GGCGTACATCGCCAACAGAGTGACGGACAAACTGACGCCCATTCATGACCGAATCTTCTGCTGCCG GTCAGGATCAGCTGCTGACACGCAGGCCATCGCTGACGTGGTCACTTACCAGCTTGGCTTCCACAG CATTGAGCTAGACGAGCCCCCGTTGGTGGAGACTGCCGCGAATCTGTTCCGAGCTAGCTGCTACCGCCACAGAGAAGACCTGATGGCTGGCATACTGGTGGCAGGCTGGGACAAGAGGAAGGGTGGACAG gtctACTGCGTTCCTATTGGTGGGATGCTGGTGAGGCAGCCGGTGTCTGTTGGGGGCAGTGGTAGTTCGTACATTTACGGCTTCATGGACTCCAACTACAAAGCAGGACTGAGCAAAGAACAATGTTTTGAGCTGACTGCTGCAG CATTATCCCTGGCGATGGAGAGAGATGGCTCCAGCGGTGGTGTGATCAGACTGGCGTCCATTTCGGAGGACGGAGTGGAGAGAAAAGTCATCCTAGGAAACCAGCTGCCCAAATTTTCAACACACTGA